The Pseudodesulfovibrio sediminis genome includes the window TGGCTTCTCTGAATTTATTGAGCATAGGGGATTCCTTTCTGTAGTCCTTGATTCACGACGTCGCGGGCAATGTCAGCGCATTCGCTCATGGTGCCTTTGTTCAGTAAGCTGAGGCACCCTGCCAGATTCAGGGCCACCATGTCCATCATGGCCTGGGGACCCTTGCCAGCCAGGATATCCCGGAGTTTGGCCACGGCATCTTCCTTGCCGTTCACACGTACATCCTCGGGGGCGTGGGGCTTGAAACCAAGGCGTTCAGGATTGACCGAGACTTTCTCAATGGTGTCGTTTTCGATGACATATCCGCGGTTCACGCCCCAGGTAGTCAGCTCGTCAAAGCCGCCTGCGCCCGAGAAGATGAGTGCCCGCTCAACGCCGGTCAGGAGCAGGGTCTCACCCATGAGATGCAGTTTTTCCGGATCGCCCACGCCCAGGAGCTGGTGCGAGGGACGCGTCGGATTCAGGAGCGGGCCCATGAAGTTGAACAGGGTGCGGATGCCGAGTTGCTGGCGCACGGGCATGACGTATTTGAAGGCCGGGTGATAGGCGGGCGCAAACAGGAAGGCGAAGTGGTACTTTGCCAGACCGTTGGCTGCCTGTTCCGGGGTGAGGTCCAGCGGGATGCCGAGGGCTTCCAGGGCATCGGCCGAACCGCAGGAAGAAGACAGGGCGCGGTTGCCGTGTTTGGCCACGGTGTAGCCCATATCCGCCAGGAACAGGGAGACTGCCGTGGAGTTGTTGAAGCTGCACTGACCGTCGCCGCCCGTGCCGCAGGTGTCGATGACAGGCTCTGTCGAGCTGCCGTCAAACCCGGGGATTTTGACCGCGTGGGCCACTCCGGCGCGGACGCCCGCAGCCAGATCGGTGGAGTCTTCACCCTTGGCGCGCAGGCCCATGAGGAAGGCGCCGGTCTGTGCTTCAGACATCTTGCCGCTCATGAGTTCGGTGAACATGAAGTCTGCCTGTTCGTCATTCAGCGGGGTTCTTGTTGCTATTATTTCAAGTATTTCAGCTATTGTCATGGTCTATCCTTTCATGTTCAGGAAGTTCTGGAGCAGTTTAGGTCCGTCGGGCGTGAGGATGGATTCCGGGTGGAACTGTACCCCGTGCCATGGACGGTCCTTGTACTGAATGCCCATGATCTCACCCTGTAGGGTGCGGGCCGTGACATCGAGCTTGTCAGCCGCCTTTTCTGCCGGAACGATGAGCGAGTGGTACCGGCAGACCGTGAATGGCGAGTCCAGACCGGCAAAGACTCCCTGGCCTTCATGGAACACCTCGGAGGTCTTGCCGTGCATGATCCGCTCGGCGCGTTCCACCGGTGCTCCGGCAAAATGGCCGAGGGTCTGATGCCCAAGGCAGACGCCGAGCACCGGGGTGTTCTTGGGCAACTTTGCCAGGAACTCCAGGCAGAAACCCGCGTTCTGCGGATTGCTCGGGCCGGGCGACAGGCAGACGCGCTCAAGCTCGCCGCTCTGGGCCAGATCGAGGACCGTCTCCCGGTCGTTGCGAATGACCATCGGATCAGCTCCCAATTGTTGGAAGGCCTGCACCAGATTGAAGGTGAAGGAATCGAAATTATCTATCAGCAAAAACATCGGTGCCTCCCTTGCCGGTGATGACTTCCAGAATCACGCGCGCCTTGTTCTGACATTCGTTCCATTCGGATTCGGCGTTGGAATCATAGACGATTCCGGCTCCTGCCTGCCAATGGCAGATGCCGTCTCGAATCCACATGGAGCGGATGGTGATACCCGTGTCGAGGTTGACCACCCCGTCGTCCAGTCCCAGCCAGCCGATGCAGCCGCCGTACGGCCCACGTTCCTGGGGTTCCAGATCGGCGATGATCTCCATGGCCCGGATTTTGGGTGCGCCTGAAAGGGTGCCTGCCGGGAAGGTGGCCTGGAGCACGTCCAAGGCGTCCAGATCATCCTTCAGCTCGCCTTCAACATAGGATGTGAGGTGCATGACATGAGAGAACCGTTCGACATTCATGAACTTTTCAACTGTCACTGTGCCGGGTTTTGATATGCGCCCAAGGTCGTTGCGGCCCAGGTCCACGAGCATGACATGTTCGGCCCGCTCCTTAGGATCGGCCAGTAGTTCTTCTGCCAGTCGGATGTCTTCCTTTTCCGTATCGCCTCTCCAGCGGGTGCCCGCGATGGGGCGGACTTCAAGCTGTCCGGCGGTGGAGCGGACCATCATTTCGGGCGAGGAGCCGATCAGGGTGGTGCCGCAGGTCTTGCCCATGGACGTGCAGTCCGGGAATTTCATGTAGAACATGAACGGGGAGGGGTTGGCCTGTCGCAGGCGGCGGTAAATCTTGAATGGTTCATCCGGGACGGGCACCGTAAACCGGGTGGACAGAACCACCTGGATGCATTCGCCCTCGGCAATGAGTTCCTTGCACCGCTCGACGCCGCGCATGTATTCTTCCTTGCCGGGATGGACCGTGGGTTTACCGACCTCGGGGGCGGTCAGGTCGCCGCCCCATTGAATGGGAGCGGGCATGGGGGTCGCGCCTTCATCAAGGCTCAAGTAGCAGCAGGAATGACGCAGGTGATCAAACAGCACCATCTGGCCGGGGAGGACGAGGCAGGCCTCGGCGTCAGCGGGCTTGCAGGCTTCCTTGAGCTTGCGTTCGAACATGCCGGCCACGCCGTAGCCGAAGTAGCCGTACAGGCCGCGTGTGAAACCGGGTAAGCCGTCGCGAGCATTGCTGCCGGTGGTGTCCTGTTCAATGGAAAGTGTTTTGACGACTTCTCGGAGACCGGTGAGGTACTCCATGCCCTCCAGTTCTTTGAGCGGGGCGAGTCGTTCGTCCTGAACCTCGACCATCAGCTTGCCGTCCACGGGGTGGAGCATGAGGCGGTAGTCGAAAGCGATGAGGGAATAGCGTCCGAGACGCCCGTCCACTTCTGCCGATTCCAGCAGAATGCCGGGCTGGTCTCCCACCAGTCCCATGTAAAGGGAGATGGTGGTCTGGACGTCGGCTGGCAACCATTTGCCGTGCTGCGTCAATGAGATAGTTTTCATTTTGTATATCCTTGTGTGCGTTGACCCGGATTTCGAGAGTGTTTGTTAAGTTTGTTGCTGTGCTTGAAGGCGTATGCCTTCGCGTCAGGGAGAACTTTCCGTCTGCCTGTTGCTTTCATCACTGTCGAAAATCGAACCGTGTCAACTTGTTAGGCTTAATTATATGGCCTTGGGATGACTTGCCATCCCTTGATCTTCTTCCTGTTTTCAGATTTCTTTCACGTACCATTCATCGTTCTTCTCCTCAAAAAAATGAAACCGCACCCTGTGGGGGGTGCGGCTTCGGTTACAATCGTAATCGTGTGCCAGGCAATAAAGCCGCACCCTATTAATATGATTCGTCGTTACGCCACCACCACAGAGCGCGGTCGGCAAGCAGCTCGAGATCGCCGCCAGCCGCCAGGCTGAGGTAGGACATGAACTTGCGGTTGACTTCCTGCAAGTATGGGTTGGCTTCGGAGATGACCTCAAACAGTTCCGTGTCCTGCGTCATCATCTTGGCCGCCGAATCCAGCCTTCGCTTGAAGGATGGGGTAACGAAATGCTCAATGCCGTCAACATCCCGGGCCGCGGCCAGAAATGCCACGGTGG containing:
- a CDS encoding anthranilate synthase component II, which encodes MFLLIDNFDSFTFNLVQAFQQLGADPMVIRNDRETVLDLAQSGELERVCLSPGPSNPQNAGFCLEFLAKLPKNTPVLGVCLGHQTLGHFAGAPVERAERIMHGKTSEVFHEGQGVFAGLDSPFTVCRYHSLIVPAEKAADKLDVTARTLQGEIMGIQYKDRPWHGVQFHPESILTPDGPKLLQNFLNMKG
- the trpD gene encoding anthranilate phosphoribosyltransferase, with amino-acid sequence MTIAEILEIIATRTPLNDEQADFMFTELMSGKMSEAQTGAFLMGLRAKGEDSTDLAAGVRAGVAHAVKIPGFDGSSTEPVIDTCGTGGDGQCSFNNSTAVSLFLADMGYTVAKHGNRALSSSCGSADALEALGIPLDLTPEQAANGLAKYHFAFLFAPAYHPAFKYVMPVRQQLGIRTLFNFMGPLLNPTRPSHQLLGVGDPEKLHLMGETLLLTGVERALIFSGAGGFDELTTWGVNRGYVIENDTIEKVSVNPERLGFKPHAPEDVRVNGKEDAVAKLRDILAGKGPQAMMDMVALNLAGCLSLLNKGTMSECADIARDVVNQGLQKGIPYAQ
- a CDS encoding anthranilate synthase component I family protein; translated protein: MKTISLTQHGKWLPADVQTTISLYMGLVGDQPGILLESAEVDGRLGRYSLIAFDYRLMLHPVDGKLMVEVQDERLAPLKELEGMEYLTGLREVVKTLSIEQDTTGSNARDGLPGFTRGLYGYFGYGVAGMFERKLKEACKPADAEACLVLPGQMVLFDHLRHSCCYLSLDEGATPMPAPIQWGGDLTAPEVGKPTVHPGKEEYMRGVERCKELIAEGECIQVVLSTRFTVPVPDEPFKIYRRLRQANPSPFMFYMKFPDCTSMGKTCGTTLIGSSPEMMVRSTAGQLEVRPIAGTRWRGDTEKEDIRLAEELLADPKERAEHVMLVDLGRNDLGRISKPGTVTVEKFMNVERFSHVMHLTSYVEGELKDDLDALDVLQATFPAGTLSGAPKIRAMEIIADLEPQERGPYGGCIGWLGLDDGVVNLDTGITIRSMWIRDGICHWQAGAGIVYDSNAESEWNECQNKARVILEVITGKGGTDVFADR